The Mycolicibacterium hassiacum DSM 44199 genome includes a window with the following:
- the htpG gene encoding molecular chaperone HtpG, whose protein sequence is MTADVEQLEFQAEARQLLDLMIHSVYSNKDAFLRELISNASDALDKLRFEALQNKDWDVDTSDLHIELEVDKQARTLTVRDNGIGMTRDEVVSLIGTLARSGTAELRRKLQEAKDSAAAEELIGQFGVGFYSTFMVADKVELLTRKAGTRGGTRWVSTGDGTYTVESVDDAPQGTAVTLHLKPVDTDDDLHDYTSEWKLRELVKKYSDFISWPIRMQVERRTPGKDGGEDQVTVETQTLNSMKALWARPKDEVSEEEYKEFYKHISHAWDEPLEVITMKGEGTFEYQALLFIPSHAPFDLFHRDAKTGLALYVKRVFVTGDCEQLIPRYLRFVKGVVDAEDVSLNVSRELLQQDRQLTAIRRRLTKKVLSTIKSMQSERPDDYRTFWSQFGAVVKEGLMSDADNRDTLLRICSFASTHSDEQLTTLPEYVERMKEGQDKIYFATGQSREQLLKSPHLEAFKAKGYEVLLLTDPVDELWTGTVIDFDGKPLQSVAKGEVDLDTEEEKKAHEAEREEQQREFGDLLSWLKDVLSDHVKEVRLSTRLTESPACLITDNFGITPALARMYRASGQVVPVGKRILELNPKHPLVKGLQQAHANRGEDDTPLRETAELLYGTALLAEGDIPEDPARFAGLLADRLARTV, encoded by the coding sequence ATGACCGCAGACGTCGAGCAGCTGGAATTCCAGGCGGAGGCGCGTCAGCTCCTGGATCTGATGATCCACTCGGTCTACTCCAACAAGGACGCGTTTCTGCGCGAGCTCATCTCGAACGCATCGGACGCCCTTGACAAGCTGCGGTTCGAGGCGCTGCAGAACAAGGACTGGGACGTCGACACCTCCGACCTGCACATCGAACTGGAGGTCGACAAGCAGGCCCGCACCCTGACCGTGCGGGACAACGGCATCGGCATGACTCGTGACGAGGTCGTCAGCCTGATCGGCACCCTGGCCCGGTCCGGCACCGCCGAGCTGCGGCGCAAACTGCAGGAGGCCAAGGACTCGGCCGCCGCCGAGGAGCTGATCGGGCAGTTCGGCGTCGGCTTCTACTCGACGTTCATGGTGGCCGACAAGGTCGAGCTGCTGACCCGCAAGGCCGGCACCCGGGGCGGCACCCGCTGGGTCTCGACCGGCGACGGCACCTACACCGTGGAATCGGTCGACGACGCTCCCCAGGGCACCGCGGTGACCCTGCACCTCAAACCCGTCGACACCGACGACGACCTGCACGACTACACCTCGGAGTGGAAGCTGCGGGAGCTGGTCAAGAAGTACTCCGACTTCATCTCCTGGCCGATCCGCATGCAGGTCGAACGCCGCACCCCCGGCAAGGACGGCGGCGAGGACCAGGTCACGGTCGAGACCCAGACGCTCAACTCGATGAAGGCGCTGTGGGCCCGGCCCAAGGACGAGGTCTCCGAGGAGGAGTACAAGGAGTTCTACAAGCACATCTCCCACGCCTGGGACGAGCCTCTCGAAGTCATCACGATGAAGGGCGAGGGCACGTTCGAGTACCAGGCGTTGTTGTTCATCCCGAGCCACGCGCCGTTCGACCTGTTCCACCGCGACGCCAAGACCGGGCTTGCGCTCTACGTCAAGCGGGTCTTCGTCACCGGCGACTGCGAACAGCTCATTCCGCGGTATCTGCGGTTCGTCAAGGGCGTGGTCGACGCAGAAGACGTGTCGCTCAACGTGTCCCGCGAGCTGCTGCAGCAGGATCGCCAGCTCACCGCGATCCGGCGCCGGCTCACCAAGAAGGTGCTGTCGACGATCAAGAGCATGCAGAGCGAGCGTCCGGACGACTATCGGACGTTCTGGAGCCAGTTCGGCGCGGTCGTCAAAGAGGGGTTGATGTCCGATGCCGACAATCGCGACACCCTGCTGCGCATCTGTTCGTTCGCCTCGACCCACAGCGACGAGCAGCTCACCACGCTGCCCGAATACGTCGAGCGGATGAAGGAGGGGCAGGACAAGATCTACTTCGCCACCGGGCAGTCACGCGAACAGCTGCTCAAATCACCGCACCTCGAGGCGTTCAAGGCCAAGGGGTACGAGGTGCTGCTGCTGACCGATCCGGTCGACGAGCTGTGGACCGGGACGGTGATCGACTTCGACGGCAAGCCGTTGCAGTCGGTGGCCAAGGGCGAGGTCGACCTCGACACCGAGGAGGAGAAGAAGGCTCACGAGGCCGAACGGGAGGAGCAGCAGCGCGAGTTCGGCGACCTGCTGTCCTGGCTCAAGGACGTGTTGTCCGATCACGTCAAGGAAGTCCGGCTGTCCACCCGGCTCACCGAATCGCCGGCCTGTCTGATCACCGACAACTTCGGCATCACCCCGGCGCTCGCTCGCATGTACCGGGCCTCCGGTCAGGTGGTACCGGTCGGTAAGCGGATCCTGGAACTCAATCCGAAACATCCGCTGGTCAAAGGACTTCAGCAGGCGCACGCCAACCGGGGCGAGGACGACACGCCGCTGCGGGAGACCGCTGAATTGCTATACGGCACAGCGCTTCTCGCCGAAGGGGACATCCCCGAGGATCCGGCCCGGTTCGCCGGTCTGCTGGCCGATCGGCTGGCGCGCACCGTATAG
- the pks2 gene encoding sulfolipid-1 biosynthesis phthioceranic/hydroxyphthioceranic acid synthase, which yields MTAVDVEQGSLTKRDPAVSVRPPTPTPVTAIAVIGMACRLPGGIETPQQLWESLLRGDDLVTEIPPDRWDAEDYYDPEPGVPGRSVSKWGAFLDDVTGFDAEFFGMGEREATMSDPQHRLLLEVSWEAMEYAGLTRDMLAGTPTGVFFGLTHNDYQLLAADVGAVEKPYGFIANSPSLASGRIAYALGLRGPALTVDTACSSGLVAIHLACRSLHEGESDLALAGGVAVALDPRKWSAGSAEGMLSPTGRCHAFDADADGFVAGEGCIVVMLKRLADAQRDGDRILAVIRGTASNQDGRTVNIATPSREAQVDAYRTALAAAGVDPSTVGMVEAHGTGTPTGDPIEYASLAEVYGIDGPCALGSSKTNFGHLQSASGALGLMKAILAVQAGVVPKNLHFNRLPDTLAEIETKLFVPQDNTPWPVESTPRRAAVSAYGVSGTNVHAIIEEAPPVERAEQAPADAAAAGGPLMFFVSSTSAEELRRTAKRLADWVEAHEDVSLPDLAYTLARRRSHRSVRTAVIADSRDELIAALREVADGDTPYQPVVGHDDRGPVWVFSGQGSQWAAMGADLLDKEPVFAATVARAEPVIAAESGFSVTEAITSPETVTGQERVQPTLFTMQVAMAETLKSYGVRPSAVIGHSLGEAAAAVAAGALSLEDGARVVCRRSRLMNKVAGTGATASVELPAQQVLSELMGRGIRDVVVAVVASPDSTVIAGTAERVRELIQSWEERGVLAREVPTDVAFHSPQVDPILGELKESLADLQPTAPEVPYYSATNFDPREQPAFDARYWADNCRRMVRFATAVQAAMDDGHRVFTELSPHPLLIRALEQTAKQADVPTAAVAAMRRGQRLPHGLRGFVADTHAAGATVDFSVLFPAGELVDAPLPTWTKRRLWLGDEEKDTPIRGASTVAVHPLLGEHVRLLEEPERHVWQADIGTDAHPWLADHQVRSVAVLPGAAYCEMALAAALEVFGNAAEVRDLHFDQALLLDEHVTVSASAEVTAPGSVKFAVETTQDGESIRHAAATLHAAPEEAPAALDLSALRAAHPERQSGDDVRDRMDQRGMHYGPAFSGLGDVHTAADETTETVLAEVALPRQIRSQQDAYRVHPALLDACFQSVEAHPRIQALGDGVLGLPLGISRLRAWGPARNVRFCLTRVTKADPSGVEADIDLLDEQGAVLISVRGLHVGTSLSDAGQQERTLAERLLTIEWRQRELADVDFADGGNWLLVSTSPTADMVATALTDALKARGAQCTTKCIPHQGDTSAAIGELTEQLRVGGFTGVVVLTGPGNGDDAGHAAQLGADYLRHLVHIIRELPDLPGQPPRLYLVTRSARKVLDSDRPSLEQAGLRGLMRVIAVEHPHLRASQIDIDDATDTDKLAQQLLGGFDEDETAWRGGEWYVARLAPSPLLPEERRSTVADYQDTGMRLQIRTPGDLESLELLATEREAPGPGEIEVRVTASSVNFADVLVAFGKYPALDGRLPQLGVDFAGVVTAVGPGVTEHKVGDRVGGMSDNGCWGTFLTCDANLAATLPDGLSEAHAAALTIATATAWYGLCEMARIGAGDKVLIHSGTGGVGQAAIAIARAAGAEIYATAGSEERRQILRDMGIEHVYDSRSTAFADQIRADTDGYGVDIVLNSLPGAAQRAGLELLASGGRFVEIGKRDIYGDSRLGLYPFRRNLSFYAVDLAQLADSHPQRVHTLLQKVYQLTADGELPLPTCKHYPLSNAAEAIRVMSAAKHTGKLILDIPREGTSRITVPPEQAPVFRRDGAYIITGGLGGLGLFLAEKMAAGGCGRIVLSGRSEPSVEAQQTIERIRATGADVVVERGDITEPDTAVRLVAAATSTGLPLRGVLHAAAVIEDATLANITDELIERDWAPKVFGAWNLHTATADQPLDWFCMFSSAAALVGSPGQGAYAAANSWLDAFTLWRRDQGLPATTIAWGAWGEIGRGSALAENTGVAIAPEEGAYAFEALLRHDRAFTGYTPTSGAPWLTAFAQQSPFGEAFRNSGQGGAGSAKLRAELEELPVEEWPTRLRRLISEQVGLILRRSVDPDRPLAEYGMDSLGALELRTRIEGETGIRISPKDMTATVRDLAGLLYDELKPKTAA from the coding sequence ATGACCGCAGTCGACGTCGAGCAGGGTTCGCTGACGAAACGGGATCCCGCCGTTTCCGTGCGCCCCCCGACTCCCACCCCGGTCACCGCGATTGCGGTAATCGGCATGGCGTGTCGTCTGCCGGGCGGAATCGAGACCCCTCAGCAGCTTTGGGAATCGTTGCTGCGCGGCGACGACCTGGTCACCGAGATCCCGCCGGATCGTTGGGACGCCGAGGACTACTACGACCCCGAGCCGGGAGTACCCGGGCGCTCGGTGTCGAAGTGGGGCGCCTTCCTGGACGATGTGACGGGCTTCGACGCCGAGTTCTTCGGGATGGGTGAGCGGGAAGCCACCATGAGCGACCCCCAGCATCGGCTGCTGCTGGAGGTGTCCTGGGAGGCGATGGAGTACGCCGGCCTCACCCGCGACATGCTGGCCGGCACGCCGACCGGTGTGTTCTTCGGTCTGACCCACAACGACTATCAACTGCTGGCGGCCGACGTCGGGGCGGTGGAGAAACCGTACGGCTTCATCGCCAACAGCCCGAGCCTCGCGTCCGGGCGTATCGCCTACGCGCTGGGGCTGCGGGGACCCGCGCTCACCGTCGACACCGCGTGCTCGTCGGGACTGGTGGCGATCCACCTGGCCTGCCGCAGCCTGCACGAGGGCGAGAGCGACCTCGCCCTGGCCGGCGGCGTCGCCGTCGCACTGGACCCGCGGAAGTGGTCGGCCGGTTCGGCCGAGGGCATGCTCTCGCCCACCGGGCGCTGCCACGCGTTCGACGCGGACGCCGACGGCTTCGTCGCCGGCGAGGGCTGCATCGTGGTGATGCTCAAGCGGCTGGCCGACGCGCAGCGCGACGGCGACCGCATCCTCGCGGTCATCCGCGGCACCGCGTCGAACCAGGACGGCCGCACCGTCAACATCGCCACCCCGTCGCGCGAGGCGCAGGTCGACGCGTACCGGACGGCGCTGGCGGCCGCCGGGGTCGATCCGAGCACCGTGGGCATGGTGGAGGCGCACGGTACCGGCACCCCCACCGGTGACCCGATCGAATACGCCAGCCTCGCAGAGGTTTACGGCATCGACGGCCCGTGCGCGCTGGGCTCGTCGAAGACCAATTTCGGCCACCTGCAGTCGGCGTCGGGCGCCCTGGGACTGATGAAGGCGATCCTCGCCGTGCAGGCCGGGGTGGTGCCGAAGAACCTGCACTTCAACCGGCTGCCCGACACCCTGGCCGAGATCGAGACCAAGCTGTTCGTGCCCCAGGACAACACCCCGTGGCCGGTCGAGTCCACGCCGCGGCGCGCGGCGGTGTCGGCCTACGGCGTGTCCGGGACCAATGTGCACGCGATCATCGAGGAGGCCCCGCCGGTCGAACGCGCCGAGCAGGCCCCGGCCGATGCCGCGGCAGCCGGCGGGCCGCTGATGTTCTTCGTGTCGTCGACCTCCGCGGAAGAGTTGCGGCGCACCGCCAAGCGGCTCGCCGACTGGGTGGAGGCGCATGAGGACGTCTCCCTGCCGGACCTGGCCTACACCCTGGCGCGCCGGCGCTCGCACCGGTCGGTACGCACCGCGGTCATCGCCGACAGCCGGGACGAACTGATCGCGGCGCTGCGTGAGGTCGCCGACGGCGACACCCCGTATCAGCCCGTGGTCGGGCACGACGACCGGGGACCGGTCTGGGTGTTCTCCGGCCAGGGGTCGCAGTGGGCGGCGATGGGCGCCGACCTGCTGGACAAGGAGCCGGTGTTCGCGGCGACCGTGGCCCGGGCCGAACCGGTCATCGCCGCCGAGTCGGGGTTCTCGGTGACCGAGGCGATCACCTCGCCGGAGACCGTCACCGGCCAGGAGCGGGTGCAGCCGACCCTGTTCACCATGCAGGTCGCCATGGCCGAAACCCTGAAGTCCTACGGGGTGCGGCCGAGCGCGGTGATCGGGCACTCGCTCGGCGAGGCGGCCGCGGCCGTCGCCGCCGGCGCGTTGTCGCTGGAGGACGGCGCCCGGGTGGTGTGCCGCCGGTCCCGGCTGATGAACAAGGTCGCCGGCACCGGAGCCACCGCTTCGGTGGAACTGCCTGCCCAGCAGGTGCTTTCGGAGTTGATGGGTCGCGGCATCCGCGACGTCGTGGTGGCCGTGGTGGCCTCCCCGGACTCGACCGTGATCGCCGGCACCGCCGAGCGGGTACGCGAGTTGATCCAGAGCTGGGAGGAGCGCGGTGTGCTGGCTCGCGAGGTGCCCACCGACGTCGCGTTCCACTCGCCGCAGGTCGACCCGATCCTGGGTGAGCTCAAGGAGTCGCTGGCGGATCTGCAGCCGACGGCGCCGGAGGTTCCCTACTACTCGGCGACCAACTTCGACCCGCGCGAACAGCCCGCGTTCGACGCCCGCTACTGGGCCGACAACTGTCGGCGCATGGTGCGGTTCGCCACCGCGGTGCAGGCCGCGATGGACGACGGCCATCGGGTGTTCACCGAGCTGTCGCCGCATCCGCTGCTGATCCGTGCGCTCGAGCAGACCGCCAAGCAGGCGGACGTGCCGACGGCCGCGGTGGCCGCGATGCGGCGCGGACAGAGGCTGCCTCACGGGCTGCGCGGCTTCGTCGCCGACACCCATGCCGCCGGGGCCACCGTCGACTTCTCGGTGCTGTTCCCGGCCGGTGAACTGGTCGACGCGCCGCTGCCGACCTGGACCAAGCGCCGGCTCTGGCTCGGCGACGAGGAGAAGGACACCCCGATCCGGGGTGCCAGCACGGTGGCGGTGCACCCGCTGCTCGGTGAGCACGTGCGGCTGTTGGAGGAACCGGAACGGCACGTGTGGCAGGCCGACATCGGCACCGACGCGCATCCGTGGCTGGCCGATCACCAGGTCCGCAGCGTCGCGGTGCTGCCGGGCGCGGCGTACTGCGAGATGGCGCTGGCCGCTGCGCTGGAGGTGTTCGGGAACGCCGCCGAGGTGCGTGACCTGCACTTCGATCAGGCACTGCTGCTCGACGAGCACGTCACCGTCTCCGCGTCGGCGGAGGTGACGGCGCCGGGTTCGGTCAAGTTCGCCGTGGAGACGACCCAGGACGGCGAGTCGATCCGCCACGCGGCCGCGACGCTGCACGCCGCCCCCGAGGAGGCGCCGGCCGCGCTGGACCTGTCGGCGCTGCGGGCCGCCCACCCCGAGCGGCAGTCGGGCGATGACGTGCGCGACCGCATGGATCAGCGGGGCATGCACTACGGCCCGGCCTTCTCCGGGCTGGGGGATGTACACACCGCCGCCGACGAGACCACCGAGACGGTGCTCGCCGAGGTCGCGCTGCCCCGCCAGATCCGGTCCCAGCAGGACGCCTACCGGGTCCACCCGGCACTGCTGGACGCCTGCTTCCAGTCCGTCGAGGCCCATCCGCGGATTCAGGCGCTCGGCGACGGGGTGCTCGGTCTGCCGCTGGGGATCTCCCGGCTGCGCGCCTGGGGCCCGGCCCGCAACGTGCGCTTCTGCCTGACCCGGGTGACCAAGGCCGATCCGTCCGGGGTGGAGGCCGACATCGACCTGCTCGACGAGCAGGGGGCGGTGCTCATCTCGGTGCGCGGCCTGCATGTGGGCACCAGCTTGTCCGACGCCGGACAGCAGGAGCGGACGCTGGCCGAACGGCTGCTGACCATCGAATGGCGTCAGCGCGAACTGGCCGACGTCGACTTCGCCGACGGCGGCAACTGGCTGCTGGTGAGCACCAGCCCGACCGCGGACATGGTGGCCACCGCGCTCACCGACGCACTGAAGGCCCGCGGCGCCCAGTGCACCACGAAATGCATTCCGCACCAAGGCGATACCAGCGCAGCGATCGGCGAGCTGACCGAGCAGCTGCGGGTCGGCGGGTTCACCGGTGTGGTGGTGCTGACCGGCCCGGGCAACGGCGACGACGCCGGCCACGCCGCGCAGCTGGGCGCCGATTACCTCCGGCACCTGGTCCACATCATCCGGGAGCTGCCCGACCTGCCCGGCCAGCCGCCGCGGCTGTATCTGGTCACCCGGTCGGCGCGCAAGGTGCTCGACAGCGACCGGCCGAGCCTCGAACAGGCCGGCCTGCGCGGGCTGATGCGGGTCATCGCGGTCGAGCATCCGCATCTGCGTGCCAGCCAGATCGACATCGACGACGCGACCGACACCGACAAGCTGGCGCAGCAGCTGCTCGGCGGGTTCGACGAGGACGAGACGGCCTGGCGCGGCGGTGAGTGGTACGTGGCACGGCTGGCGCCCTCGCCGCTGTTGCCCGAGGAGCGGCGCAGCACCGTCGCCGACTACCAGGACACCGGCATGCGGCTGCAGATCCGCACCCCCGGTGATCTGGAGTCGCTGGAGCTGCTCGCCACCGAGCGGGAGGCCCCCGGACCGGGCGAGATCGAGGTCCGGGTCACCGCCTCCAGCGTCAACTTCGCCGATGTGCTGGTGGCGTTCGGGAAGTACCCCGCGCTCGACGGCCGGCTGCCGCAGCTCGGCGTCGACTTCGCCGGTGTGGTGACCGCGGTCGGTCCCGGGGTCACCGAGCACAAGGTCGGTGACCGGGTGGGCGGCATGTCGGACAACGGCTGCTGGGGGACGTTCCTCACCTGTGACGCGAACCTGGCCGCCACCCTGCCCGACGGGCTCAGCGAGGCGCACGCCGCGGCGTTGACGATCGCGACCGCCACCGCCTGGTACGGGCTGTGCGAGATGGCCCGGATCGGTGCCGGCGACAAGGTGCTGATCCATTCCGGCACCGGCGGCGTGGGGCAGGCCGCGATCGCGATCGCCCGGGCGGCGGGGGCCGAGATCTACGCCACCGCGGGCAGCGAGGAGCGCCGACAGATCCTGCGCGACATGGGGATCGAACACGTCTACGACTCGCGCAGCACCGCGTTCGCCGACCAGATCCGCGCCGACACCGACGGCTACGGCGTCGACATCGTGCTCAACTCGCTACCCGGGGCCGCGCAGCGGGCCGGGCTGGAGCTACTGGCCTCCGGCGGGCGGTTCGTCGAGATCGGCAAACGCGACATCTACGGCGACTCCCGGCTGGGGCTCTACCCGTTCCGGCGCAACCTGTCGTTCTACGCGGTGGACCTGGCGCAGCTGGCCGACAGCCATCCGCAGCGGGTGCACACCCTGTTGCAGAAGGTCTACCAGCTCACCGCCGACGGCGAATTGCCGCTGCCGACCTGCAAGCACTACCCGCTGTCGAACGCGGCCGAGGCGATCCGGGTGATGAGCGCGGCCAAGCACACCGGCAAGCTGATCCTCGACATCCCCCGCGAGGGAACCAGCCGCATCACCGTGCCACCGGAGCAGGCCCCGGTGTTCCGCCGCGACGGCGCGTACATCATCACCGGTGGTCTCGGGGGCCTCGGGTTGTTCCTGGCCGAGAAGATGGCGGCCGGGGGCTGTGGACGGATCGTGCTGTCGGGGCGCTCCGAGCCGAGTGTCGAGGCGCAGCAGACGATCGAGCGGATCCGCGCCACCGGCGCCGATGTGGTGGTGGAGCGCGGCGACATCACCGAACCGGACACCGCTGTGCGGTTGGTGGCCGCCGCGACGTCGACCGGTCTGCCGCTGCGCGGTGTGTTGCACGCGGCCGCGGTGATCGAGGACGCCACACTGGCGAATATCACCGACGAGCTCATCGAGCGCGACTGGGCACCGAAGGTGTTCGGCGCGTGGAACCTTCATACCGCGACGGCCGATCAGCCGCTGGACTGGTTCTGCATGTTCTCGTCGGCGGCGGCACTGGTCGGCTCACCCGGGCAGGGTGCCTATGCGGCCGCCAACAGCTGGCTCGACGCCTTCACCCTGTGGCGACGCGACCAGGGGCTGCCCGCCACCACGATCGCCTGGGGTGCCTGGGGAGAGATCGGCCGGGGCAGCGCGCTCGCCGAGAACACCGGTGTGGCGATCGCGCCCGAGGAGGGTGCGTACGCGTTCGAGGCGCTGCTGCGCCACGACCGGGCGTTCACCGGGTACACCCCGACCAGCGGCGCCCCGTGGCTGACCGCGTTCGCGCAGCAGAGCCCGTTCGGGGAGGCGTTCCGCAACAGCGGCCAAGGCGGTGCCGGCTCGGCCAAGCTGCGCGCCGAACTCGAAGAGCTGCCGGTCGAGGAGTGGCCGACACGGTTGCGCCGGTTGATCTCCGAGCAGGTGGGGTTGATCCTGCGCCGCAGCGTCGATCCCGACCGGCCGCTGGCCGAGTACGGTATGGACTCGCTCGGCGCGTTGGAGCTGCGGACCCGCATCGAGGGCGAGACCGGAATCCGCATCAGTCCCAAGGACATGACCGCCACGGTTCGGGATCTTGCCGGGCTGCTCTACGACGAGCTGAAGCCGAAGACCGCCGCGTGA
- a CDS encoding GAP family protein, with protein MSALNPVRLGLMLFLVTRRRPVQNLFAYWLGCVTVALIWMLGPVIAVNSATNGSVLAESDSRVKVWFGTAVLAITAVFAVRHLVRSRTKVAVAGGPGSASAEQSHHSIPFLQKLDHQHHGARHRLKPSVGERLSAVIRTAWQKGSPWVSYVLGLFSLSVEGALFLVAMIVTSGLGLATQIIAVLVCVAIMFAPAEFILISYWTAPRTTLTALRRVHDWAIPRRTAIFLWICALFGASLLVQGLVGI; from the coding sequence ATGTCGGCGCTCAACCCGGTGCGGCTGGGGTTGATGCTCTTCTTGGTCACCCGCCGGCGGCCGGTGCAGAATCTGTTCGCCTACTGGCTCGGCTGTGTCACCGTGGCTCTGATATGGATGCTCGGTCCGGTGATAGCGGTCAACTCCGCCACCAACGGGTCGGTACTCGCCGAGTCCGATTCGCGGGTCAAGGTCTGGTTCGGCACCGCCGTCCTGGCGATCACCGCGGTATTCGCGGTCCGCCACCTGGTTCGGTCACGGACAAAGGTCGCGGTGGCGGGCGGGCCCGGCTCCGCGTCGGCGGAGCAATCCCACCACTCGATTCCGTTCCTGCAGAAGCTCGACCATCAGCACCACGGTGCCCGCCACCGGCTCAAGCCCTCGGTCGGAGAACGACTCTCGGCGGTGATCCGCACTGCGTGGCAGAAGGGATCGCCCTGGGTGTCCTACGTTCTCGGACTGTTTTCGCTGTCTGTCGAGGGCGCGTTGTTCCTCGTCGCGATGATCGTGACCTCAGGTCTGGGGTTGGCCACGCAGATCATCGCGGTTCTCGTGTGTGTCGCCATCATGTTCGCGCCTGCGGAGTTCATTCTCATCAGTTATTGGACGGCACCCAGGACCACGCTCACGGCGCTCAGGCGAGTGCACGATTGGGCGATCCCCCGCCGGACCGCGATCTTCCTGTGGATCTGCGCCCTGTTCGGGGCGTCGCTGTTGGTGCAGGGCCTGGTGGGAATCTAG